Proteins co-encoded in one bacterium genomic window:
- a CDS encoding biopolymer transporter ExbD: protein MSVGSSGRRRDMMSDINVTPMVDVMLVLLVIFMVTAPLMQEGIGVNLPAAEGKKIESAEEDVRLSIDAEGRIFIGKTPIAREALREELRKLYEGKAEKRIFVEADTAVDYGVVVAAIAEAKAAGVEQLGLKTLPKGNAGP, encoded by the coding sequence ATGAGCGTCGGATCCAGCGGCCGGCGCCGCGACATGATGAGTGACATCAACGTGACGCCGATGGTCGACGTCATGCTGGTGCTGCTCGTGATCTTCATGGTTACCGCGCCACTCATGCAGGAAGGCATCGGCGTCAATCTCCCCGCGGCGGAAGGCAAGAAGATCGAGTCCGCGGAGGAAGACGTGCGCCTGTCGATTGACGCCGAGGGGCGGATATTCATCGGCAAGACGCCTATCGCCAGGGAAGCGCTGCGCGAGGAACTCCGCAAGCTGTACGAGGGCAAGGCCGAAAAACGCATCTTCGTCGAGGCCGACACGGCCGTCGATTACGGCGTCGTGGTGGCGGCGATCGCCGAGGCCAAAGCCGCGGGCGTCGAGCAGCTCGGCCTGAAAACCCTGCCCAAGGGGAACGCGGGCCCGTAA
- a CDS encoding TonB C-terminal domain-containing protein — MTYRLAAVPRYNPPRPDPFGRLFGAMWFASILTHVGFFVAYAIFVAVTVGNAPPPPPDQPLVFDLADLPKGRSVGADPVPEVRKTALNPFEREVKQTATKTEDMPENVAPKPKVKSTVKQRSAKTRVQEELARKRIEDLRRKAQAGGGGEGEAGTRPSIEKLYLAGVREKIRSRWKLPPGMPAELRDKSIPATVKIDAAGNLIGVAIKSSGDPSLDASIRQAVSNAVPFSRPPSELHGKLAGGISFTFKPKEAN, encoded by the coding sequence ATGACCTACCGCCTGGCCGCCGTCCCGCGCTACAACCCGCCGCGCCCCGATCCGTTCGGCCGCCTTTTCGGCGCGATGTGGTTCGCGTCGATCCTCACTCACGTCGGGTTTTTCGTGGCGTATGCGATCTTCGTCGCGGTTACGGTCGGAAACGCGCCGCCTCCCCCGCCCGATCAACCGCTCGTGTTCGATCTTGCGGACCTGCCCAAGGGGCGATCGGTCGGCGCGGATCCGGTGCCGGAAGTGCGCAAGACCGCGCTCAACCCGTTCGAGCGCGAGGTCAAACAGACCGCGACGAAAACCGAGGACATGCCGGAAAACGTCGCGCCCAAACCCAAGGTGAAATCGACCGTCAAGCAGCGATCCGCCAAAACCCGCGTCCAGGAGGAACTCGCCCGAAAACGCATCGAGGATTTGCGGCGCAAGGCTCAGGCCGGCGGCGGCGGCGAAGGCGAAGCCGGCACGCGCCCGTCGATCGAAAAGCTCTATCTCGCGGGCGTTCGCGAAAAAATCCGCTCGCGCTGGAAACTGCCGCCCGGAATGCCGGCGGAGCTTCGCGACAAAAGCATCCCCGCCACGGTGAAGATCGACGCGGCCGGCAACCTCATCGGCGTCGCGATCAAGTCGTCCGGCGACCCTTCGCTCGACGCGAGCATTCGCCAGGCGGTGTCAAACGCCGTGCCATTCTCCCGCCCGCCGTCGGAGCTGCACGGAAAACTGGCCGGCGGCATCTCGTTCACGTTCAAGCCGAAAGAAGCAAACTGA
- the tolQ gene encoding protein TolQ: MKLSLALLAVTQPLDSTGPSAFNIVEVIKNAGPVVTFVMLLLLVFSVTSWAIIFLKGLTLRKAARESEVFLKLFWESRQLDEIYRASRDLTLTPLGELYRAGYRELERFRDTGQQTEITMTAGTSPKGGVTKKEAARENIARALRRTTVAEITRLERAIPFLATCGNTSPFIGLFGTVWGIMISFHDIGQKGSASLTVVAPGISEALVATAIGLFAAIPAVIFFNHFNNKIRVLEGEMDAFTADFLNIIDRHIL, from the coding sequence ATGAAACTTTCCCTGGCCCTTTTGGCCGTCACGCAGCCGTTGGATTCCACCGGCCCGTCCGCGTTCAACATCGTCGAGGTGATCAAGAACGCGGGCCCGGTGGTGACATTCGTCATGCTGCTGCTCCTGGTTTTTTCCGTCACGAGCTGGGCGATCATCTTCCTGAAGGGGCTGACCCTGCGGAAAGCCGCCCGCGAGTCGGAGGTCTTCCTCAAGCTCTTCTGGGAGTCCCGCCAGCTTGACGAGATCTACCGGGCTTCGCGCGACCTGACGCTGACGCCGCTTGGCGAGCTGTACCGCGCGGGCTACCGCGAGCTCGAGCGTTTCCGCGACACCGGGCAGCAAACCGAAATCACCATGACCGCGGGCACATCGCCAAAAGGCGGCGTCACGAAAAAAGAGGCCGCGCGCGAGAACATCGCCCGCGCGCTGCGCCGCACCACGGTCGCCGAAATCACGCGCCTGGAGCGCGCGATTCCGTTTCTGGCCACGTGCGGCAATACGTCGCCGTTCATCGGCCTTTTCGGCACGGTCTGGGGCATCATGATCAGTTTCCACGACATCGGGCAAAAAGGCTCCGCGAGCCTGACCGTCGTCGCGCCCGGCATCTCCGAGGCGCTCGTCGCGACCGCCATCGGCCTTTTCGCGGCGATCCCCGCCGTCATTTTTTTCAACCATTTCAACAACAAGATCCGCGTCCTGGAAGGCGAAATGGACGCCTTCACGGCGGACTTCCTGAATATCATCGACCGGCATATCCTTTAG